A single Penaeus chinensis breed Huanghai No. 1 chromosome 7, ASM1920278v2, whole genome shotgun sequence DNA region contains:
- the LOC125027149 gene encoding 3'-5' ssDNA/RNA exonuclease TatD-like, with protein MASNEANKNQGIDGIEDAMAELMSSENYIIVDIGANLTNKKFTRDLDSVVSRARDAGVHKIMVTGITVQSSKEALRLTRLFPETLYSTAGVHPHEAKTWDDETEEALRELAANQEVVAIGECGLDFNRNFSPQDVQLEVFEKQVSLACELRKPLFVHERDAHKEVLEVLGKYKARLPPVVIHCFTGDATQAAAYLKEGCYIGLTGYVWKDKSEDGVRRILEDGVVPLDRLLVETDSPFMYPNTRASKLPPYVKEALTERSLTFLHRYCTFQRNEPCSLPVTIEMIAAYMKKKSEQVALQTTFNALKVFGLST; from the exons ATGGCATCAAATGAAGCGAACAAGAACCAAGGGATTGATGGAATTGAAGATGCAATGGCAGAGCTAATGAGCTCTGAAAATTACATCATTGTTGACATTGGAGCTAACCTCACCAATAAGAAGTTCACAAGGGACCTAGACTCTGTTGTGTCAAGAGCTCGAGATGCAG GAGTTCACAAGATCATGGTAACGGGCATTACAGTACAGAGCAGTAAGGAAGCACTACGCCTAACCCGCCTCTTCCCAGAAACATTATACTCAACTGCAG GAGTACACCCACATGAAGCGAAAACTTGGGATGACGAAACAGAAGAGGCTCTACGAGAATTGGCTGCCAACCAAGAGGTGGTAGCCATAGGTGAGTGCGGACTGGACTTCAATCGAAACTTCTCTCCTCAAGATGTCCAGCTTGAGGTCTTTGAAAAGCAG GTCTCCCTGGCATGCGAGTTGAGAAAACCACTTTTTGTACACGAAAGAGATGCCCATAAAGAGGTGCTGGAGGTTTTGGGGAAATACAAAGCACGTCTTCCTCCTGTAGTGATTCACTGCTTCACAGGGGATGCCACACAAGCAGCTGCCTACCTCAAAGAAGGATGTTACATTGGTCTTACAG gCTATGTATGGAAAGACAAATCTGAGGATGGTGTAAGGAGAATTTTAGAGGATGGAGTAGTCCCACTGGACAGACTCCTTGTTGAAACTGATTCGCCATTCATGTACCCCAATACTCGTGCCTCCAAGTTACCTCCTTATGTCAAAGAGGCACTCACGGAAAG atctTTGACGTTTCTTCACCGATACTGCACCTTCCAACGCAACGAACCTTGCTCTCTGCCAGTAACTATTGAGATGATTGCAGCTTATATGAAGAAGAAATCAGAGCAGGTAGCTCTCCAAACAACCTTCAATGCTTTAAAGGTGTTTGGCCTGAGCACATGA